One Setaria viridis chromosome 7, Setaria_viridis_v4.0, whole genome shotgun sequence genomic region harbors:
- the LOC117865400 gene encoding uncharacterized protein, producing the protein MAGPPYVTPPPPPPPPPAPSPTTHVTVIVIIVPIVGVICLGLLAALLFILCIRRRRRRRCPDVEEEAKVEDVEVKVTEHVRIVEGVVGEAGKVEAYKAGGCGEGGGVVEGAGAVAVAGGIVVKDDVKVEEHIVRFTEASKREQE; encoded by the coding sequence ATGGCAGGACCACCGTACGtgactcctccgccgccgccgccaccgccaccggctcCGTCGCCGACGACGCACGTCACggtcatcgtcatcatcgtccCGATCGTCGGCGTGATATGCCTCGGGCTGCTGGCGGCCCTACTGTTCATCCTCTGCatcaggcgccggcgccggcgccggtgcccggacgtggaggaggaggcgaaggtGGAGGACGTGGAGGTGAAGGTCACGGAGCACGTGCGCATCGTGGAGGGGGTCGTCGGCGAGGCCGGCAAGGTCGAGGCGTACAAGGCCGGCGGCTgtggagaaggcggcggcgtcgtggagggggccggggcggtggcggtggcgggcgggatCGTCGTCAAGGACGACGTCAAGGTGGAGGAGCACATCGTCAGGTTCACCGAGGCGTCGAAGCGGGAGCAAGAGTGA
- the LOC117865399 gene encoding uncharacterized protein isoform X1 translates to MDLVAGGVLHGRLPIRAPRFPPVLRSLPAPTVAVSAARPCPPIVRRNAPAVVPFAKKKRKGYRDDPPDEEAGAAEDFVDELEEDEEVEEEEEDFDDVDEGDIMDEDEDDYDFEDDFESDDEQDLYVGDGGAGGGISLAGTWWDKEALALAEQVSASFDGDLKIYAFKTAANLTIRVRIEKMSTRYGSPTIDDIEAYTIAYRAKLDDAESAGKIPQNISLEVSSPGVERVVRVPEELERFKERTMYVRYTTTSDEAAATPQEGDGVLRLISYDMELRECTWGIADVKINRQQAGKGRPLSKKQREWQLQTPFESLKLVRLYSEC, encoded by the exons ATGGATTTGGTCGCCGGAGGAGTGCTGCACGGGCGCTTGCCTATCAGGGCACCGAGATTTCCTCCAGTGCTCCGCTCGTTGCCCGCTCCTACCGTGGCGGTCAGTGCCGCACGCCCATGCCCGCCAATCGTTCGTCGGAATGCGCCAGCGGTGGTGCCGTTcgccaagaagaagaggaaggggtACAGAGACGACCCGCCGGAtgaggaggcgggggcggcggaggatttCGTCGATGAattggaggaggacgaggaggtggaggaggaagaagaggatttCGACGACGTCGATGAAGGTG ATATAATGgatgaggacgaggacgacTATGACTTTGAAGATGATTTTGAGAGTGATGATGAACAGGATCTTTAC GTTGGAGATGGAGGCGCTGGAGGTGGTATATCACTAGCTGGCACATGGTGGGACAAGGAAGCATTGGCTTTGGCAGAGCAGGTCTCAGCATCATTCGATGGCGACTTGAAAATCTATGCTTTTAAGACAGCTGCAAATTTAACCATCAGAGTACGCATTGAGAAGATGTCCACTAG GTATGGTTCTCCAACAATAGACGACATTGAAGCATACACAATCGCATACCGTGCAAAGTTGGACGATGCAGAGTCAGCAGGAAAAATACCACAGAACATATCCTTGGAG GTGTCATCCCCTGGTGTGGAGAGAGTTGTTCGTGTCCCTGAAGAGCTCGAACGCTTCAAAGAACGGACAATGTACGTCAGATATACTACAACAAGCGATGAGGCAGCAGCCACACCTCAGGAAGGTGATGGCGTGCTGAGGCTAATTTCATATGACATGGAGCTGCGAGAGTGCACCTGGGGCATAGCTGACGTGAAGATAAACCGGCAGCAGGCCGGCAAGGGCAGGCCCCTGAGCAAGAAGCAGAGGGAATGGCAGCTGCAGACGCCATTCGAGTCCCTGAAGCTGGTCAGGCTGTACTCTGAATGTTGA
- the LOC117865399 gene encoding uncharacterized protein isoform X2: MDLVAGGVLHGRLPIRAPRFPPVLRSLPAPTVAVSAARPCPPIVRRNAPAVVPFAKKKRKGYRDDPPDEEAGAAEDFVDELEEDEEVEEEEEDFDDVDEDIMDEDEDDYDFEDDFESDDEQDLYVGDGGAGGGISLAGTWWDKEALALAEQVSASFDGDLKIYAFKTAANLTIRVRIEKMSTRYGSPTIDDIEAYTIAYRAKLDDAESAGKIPQNISLEVSSPGVERVVRVPEELERFKERTMYVRYTTTSDEAAATPQEGDGVLRLISYDMELRECTWGIADVKINRQQAGKGRPLSKKQREWQLQTPFESLKLVRLYSEC; encoded by the exons ATGGATTTGGTCGCCGGAGGAGTGCTGCACGGGCGCTTGCCTATCAGGGCACCGAGATTTCCTCCAGTGCTCCGCTCGTTGCCCGCTCCTACCGTGGCGGTCAGTGCCGCACGCCCATGCCCGCCAATCGTTCGTCGGAATGCGCCAGCGGTGGTGCCGTTcgccaagaagaagaggaaggggtACAGAGACGACCCGCCGGAtgaggaggcgggggcggcggaggatttCGTCGATGAattggaggaggacgaggaggtggaggaggaagaagaggatttCGACGACGTCGATGAAG ATATAATGgatgaggacgaggacgacTATGACTTTGAAGATGATTTTGAGAGTGATGATGAACAGGATCTTTAC GTTGGAGATGGAGGCGCTGGAGGTGGTATATCACTAGCTGGCACATGGTGGGACAAGGAAGCATTGGCTTTGGCAGAGCAGGTCTCAGCATCATTCGATGGCGACTTGAAAATCTATGCTTTTAAGACAGCTGCAAATTTAACCATCAGAGTACGCATTGAGAAGATGTCCACTAG GTATGGTTCTCCAACAATAGACGACATTGAAGCATACACAATCGCATACCGTGCAAAGTTGGACGATGCAGAGTCAGCAGGAAAAATACCACAGAACATATCCTTGGAG GTGTCATCCCCTGGTGTGGAGAGAGTTGTTCGTGTCCCTGAAGAGCTCGAACGCTTCAAAGAACGGACAATGTACGTCAGATATACTACAACAAGCGATGAGGCAGCAGCCACACCTCAGGAAGGTGATGGCGTGCTGAGGCTAATTTCATATGACATGGAGCTGCGAGAGTGCACCTGGGGCATAGCTGACGTGAAGATAAACCGGCAGCAGGCCGGCAAGGGCAGGCCCCTGAGCAAGAAGCAGAGGGAATGGCAGCTGCAGACGCCATTCGAGTCCCTGAAGCTGGTCAGGCTGTACTCTGAATGTTGA
- the LOC117865397 gene encoding probable pectinesterase/pectinesterase inhibitor 51: MPRGHHHRRGRLLPLVAAAAALVLLALLVLLPAAPPAGGPASLLRAAVAAHPSPAAYGRPCADHLALSLRRLRTALASLEAGDVPAALHLASASLQCQYDCSHLLSLPAFRSHPLTSRFLNSLAPRTLTAAPKPSSAAAFPARIRPDATVCKSNSGAKPCRYSTVQAAVDAAPNYTAGHFVIAVAAGTYKENVVIPYEKTNILLVGEGRGATVITASRSVGIDGLGTFDTATVAVIGDGFRARDITFENNAGAGAHQAVAFRSDSDRSVLENVEFRGHQDTLYARTMRQLYRRCHIMGTVDFIFGNAAAVFEECVIKTVPRAEGVRKTARNVVAANGRIDPGQTTGFVFQNCTVDGNKEFLELFRTKPQSYRLYLGRPWKEYARTLYVSCYLGTVIRPEGWLPWRGDFAFRTLYYGEFDSRGPGANRTARVEWSNQTPEHHVKLYSVENFIQGHQWIAY; encoded by the coding sequence ATGCCGCggggccaccaccaccgccgcggccggctcCTCCcgctcgtggcggcggcggccgcgctcgtcctcctcgcgctgctcgtcctcctcccggccgcgccgcccgccgggggCCCCGCCTCGCTCCTGCGCGCGGCCGTCGCGGCgcacccgtcgccggccgcctacGGGCGGCCCTGCGCCGACCACCTCGCCctctccctgcgccgcctccgcacCGCGCTGGCCTCGCTGGAGGCCGGCGACGTCCCCGCCGCGCTCCacctcgcctccgcctcgctccAGTGCCAGTACGACTGCTCACACCTCCTCTCGCTCCCCGCCTTCCGCTCCCACCCGCTCACGTCCCGCTTCCTCAATTCCCTTGCCCCGCGAACCCTAACCGCTGCGCCTAagccttcctccgccgccgcattcCCGGCGAGGATCCGCCCGGACGCCACGGTCTGCAAGTCGAATTCCGGGGCGAAGCCGTGCAGATACTCGACCGTGCAAGCCGCCGTGGACGCGGCGCCGAACTACACCGCCGGGCACTTCGTCATCGCCGTCGCTGCAGGTACATACAAGGAAAATGTCGTGATTCCGTACGAGAAGACCAACATTTTGCTGGTCGGGGAGGGCAGGGGGGCTACTGTGATCACCGCATCACGGAGCGTGGGGATTGATGGGCTTGGAACATTCGACACCGCGACGGTGGCCGTGATTGGTGATGGCTTCCGCGCGAGGGATATAACCTTTGAGAACAATGCGGGTGCTGGAGCTCATCAGGCTGTGGCGTTCCGATCGGACAGTGACCGGTCAGTGCTGGAGAATGTAGAGTTCCGTGGGCACCAGGATACGCTGTATGCTCGCACGATGCGGCAGTTGTATCGCCGGTGCCATATCATGGGGACAGTGGATTTTATTTTCGGGAATGCTGCAGCGGTGTTTGAGGAATGTGTGATTAAGACTGTGCCGCGGGCAGAGGGAGTTCGGAAGACTGCACGAAATGTGGTGGCAGCGAATGGGCGGATTGATCCGGGGCAGACGACAGGGTTTGTGTTTCAGAACTGCACCGTGGATGGGAACAAAGAGTTTCTGGAATTGTTCCGAACAAAGCCACAGTCATACAGACTGTATTTGGGGCGGCCATGGAAAGAGTATGCCAGGACATTGTATGTCAGCTGTTATCTGGGGACGGTTATCAGGCCAGAGGGATGGCTTCCCTGGCGAGGGGATTTTGCATTCAGGACACTATATTATGGAGAGTTTGATAGTCGAGGACCTGGTGCAAACCGCACGGCAAGGGTTGAGTGGAGCAATCAGACACCAGAACATCATGTCAAACTCTATTCAGTGGAGAACTTTATACAGGGCCATCAATGGATCGCTTACTAA